The following coding sequences lie in one Kitasatospora azatica KCTC 9699 genomic window:
- a CDS encoding cation:proton antiporter: MTSQQILIGLGLTVVLAVAAQVLATRLRIPAIIVLLPVGFTAGAITDNIHPDDLLGPAYPPLVSLAVGVVLYDAGLGLDLAKLVGHDRRTVIRLVWIGVLLTSVIAALAAVPLLDISAEAAAMLGAILVVSGPTVVGPLLGYVRPKERLQRILMWEGSLIDAVGGILGALVFHVLLNERRHGLGAWLLEFLASTAIGLAGGLLGAALLWWLLVRLELGEILGTTAQLAVVIGVAAACDTARDDTGLIAAVVMGVAVASVPEFDLPARRPFFEALVSLIVGVLFISISATVTWTSLRPVVLPALGLVAVLVLVARPLVAGLSTLGTDLARPERAFLGWMAPRGIVAASTAATFSTELAIGGIDGAARILPVTFVVIVATVTLYGLSAGPVARRLGVMRPARSRPLLVGGDPWAVELGQVLRSTGLDVLMWAARADQRDRISAAGLELAVGELLATATGEGAEQESVTAVFLLTGEDEFNALACAVLREDTELPVFQLAPAEPGEGVVAPGRDGSVLFGRRLTGEAVARRFAAGARLTARPAGESVPPGHEALFLVDPAGRLTPVTADRRPPTGGEDGLYVLLGPDHRD, from the coding sequence ATGACGTCCCAGCAGATCCTCATCGGCCTGGGCCTGACCGTGGTGCTGGCCGTCGCCGCGCAGGTGCTGGCCACCCGGCTGCGGATCCCGGCCATCATCGTCCTGCTGCCGGTCGGGTTCACCGCCGGTGCGATCACCGACAACATCCATCCGGACGATCTGCTCGGCCCGGCCTACCCGCCGCTGGTCTCGCTCGCCGTCGGCGTCGTCCTCTACGACGCCGGGCTCGGCCTCGACCTGGCCAAGCTGGTCGGGCACGACCGGCGCACGGTGATCCGGCTGGTCTGGATCGGGGTGCTGCTCACCTCGGTGATCGCCGCACTGGCCGCCGTGCCGCTGCTCGACATCTCCGCCGAGGCGGCGGCCATGCTCGGCGCGATCCTGGTGGTCTCCGGCCCCACCGTGGTCGGGCCGCTGCTCGGCTACGTGCGACCGAAGGAGCGGCTGCAGCGGATCCTGATGTGGGAGGGCTCGCTGATCGACGCGGTCGGCGGGATCCTGGGCGCGCTGGTCTTCCACGTCCTGCTGAACGAGCGCCGGCACGGCCTGGGCGCCTGGCTGCTGGAGTTCCTGGCCAGCACCGCGATCGGCCTGGCCGGCGGTCTGCTCGGTGCGGCGCTGCTCTGGTGGCTGCTGGTCCGGCTGGAGCTGGGCGAGATCCTCGGCACCACGGCGCAGCTGGCGGTGGTGATCGGGGTGGCGGCCGCTTGCGACACCGCCCGGGACGACACCGGGCTGATCGCGGCCGTGGTGATGGGTGTGGCGGTGGCCAGCGTCCCCGAGTTCGACCTGCCGGCCCGGCGGCCTTTCTTCGAGGCGCTGGTCTCGCTGATCGTCGGGGTGCTGTTCATCTCGATCTCGGCCACCGTCACCTGGACCTCGCTGCGGCCGGTGGTCCTGCCCGCGCTCGGCCTGGTCGCCGTCCTGGTGCTGGTGGCCCGGCCGCTGGTGGCGGGACTGTCCACCCTCGGCACCGACCTGGCCCGGCCCGAACGCGCCTTCCTGGGTTGGATGGCGCCGCGCGGCATCGTCGCCGCCTCGACCGCCGCCACCTTCTCCACCGAGCTCGCCATCGGCGGCATCGACGGCGCGGCCCGGATCCTGCCCGTGACCTTCGTGGTGATCGTCGCCACCGTCACGCTCTACGGGCTCAGCGCCGGACCGGTGGCCCGGCGGCTGGGCGTGATGCGCCCCGCCCGCTCGCGGCCGCTGCTGGTGGGCGGCGACCCGTGGGCGGTCGAGCTGGGCCAGGTGCTGCGCTCGACCGGGCTGGACGTGCTGATGTGGGCTGCCCGGGCCGACCAGCGGGACCGGATCAGCGCCGCGGGCCTGGAGCTGGCGGTGGGCGAGCTGCTGGCCACCGCCACCGGCGAGGGCGCCGAGCAGGAGAGCGTCACCGCCGTCTTCCTGCTCACCGGCGAGGACGAGTTCAACGCGCTGGCCTGCGCGGTGCTGCGCGAGGACACCGAGCTGCCGGTCTTTCAGTTGGCTCCCGCCGAGCCGGGCGAGGGCGTGGTCGCGCCCGGCCGGGACGGCTCCGTGCTTTTCGGCCGACGGCTCACCGGTGAGGCGGTGGCCCGCCGGTTCGCGGCTGGTGCCCGGCTGACCGCGCGGCCCGCCGGGGAGTCGGTGCCGCCGGGCCACGAGGCGCTGTTCCTGGTGGACCCGGCGGGCCGGCTGACGCCGGTGACCGCCGACCGCCGCCCGCCCACCGGGGGCGAGGACGGCCTGTACGTCCTGCTCGGGCCCGACCACCGGGACTGA
- a CDS encoding DUF4429 domain-containing protein: protein MSSIATITFDGQLVTITRPKSARSYRIDQITGLQWRAAGLLYNGYLRLAVRGVADVRGKGGRVDLLRDELAAPFTRGNQPAFEQVRAAIEQALAQ from the coding sequence GTGAGTAGCATCGCCACCATCACGTTCGACGGCCAGCTCGTCACCATCACCCGCCCCAAGAGCGCCCGGAGTTACCGGATCGACCAGATCACCGGCCTCCAGTGGCGCGCCGCCGGCCTGCTGTACAACGGGTACCTGCGCCTCGCCGTCCGCGGCGTGGCCGACGTGCGCGGCAAGGGGGGCAGGGTCGACCTGCTCCGTGACGAGTTGGCCGCGCCGTTCACCAGGGGCAACCAGCCGGCTTTCGAGCAGGTCCGAGCCGCGATCGAGCAAGCGCTCGCTCAGTGA
- a CDS encoding DeoR/GlpR family DNA-binding transcription regulator: MRAEERQHRILVLARQQGRVEVAVTAADFGVAQETVRRDLGELERRGLVRRTHGGAYPVESAGFETDLAQRVTRHVEAKRRIAAEAVRLLGEAETVFVDEGYTPQVLAALLPGDRPLTVVTASLSTAAAVADSTNITVLLLGGRVRTRTLATVGSWACAMLAGFVIDLAFLGANGISRELGLTTPDPVVADVKAKALEVSRRRIFLGHHSKFGVSSFCRFAEVGDFEAIVTDTGLSVVEAHRYALLGPQVLRV, encoded by the coding sequence ATGCGGGCGGAGGAACGGCAGCACCGGATCCTGGTCCTGGCCCGCCAGCAGGGCCGGGTGGAAGTGGCGGTCACCGCCGCCGACTTCGGCGTCGCCCAGGAGACCGTACGACGGGACCTGGGAGAGCTGGAGCGTCGGGGTCTGGTACGGCGCACCCACGGCGGGGCGTACCCGGTGGAGAGCGCGGGGTTCGAGACGGACCTCGCGCAGCGGGTCACCCGCCATGTGGAGGCGAAGCGGCGGATCGCGGCGGAAGCGGTCAGGCTGCTCGGCGAGGCGGAGACGGTCTTCGTCGACGAGGGCTACACCCCGCAGGTCCTGGCCGCCCTGCTCCCCGGGGACCGGCCGCTGACCGTGGTGACGGCCTCGCTGTCCACCGCGGCGGCGGTGGCCGACTCCACCAACATCACCGTGCTGCTGCTCGGCGGCCGGGTACGGACCCGGACGCTGGCGACGGTGGGCTCCTGGGCCTGCGCGATGCTGGCGGGCTTCGTGATCGATCTCGCGTTCCTCGGAGCCAACGGGATCTCCCGCGAACTGGGCCTGACCACCCCCGACCCGGTGGTGGCCGACGTCAAGGCCAAGGCCCTCGAGGTCTCCCGCCGGCGGATCTTCCTGGGCCACCACAGCAAGTTCGGGGTCAGCAGCTTCTGCCGCTTCGCCGAGGTCGGCGACTTCGAGGCGATCGTCACCGACACCGGCCTGTCGGTGGTGGAGGCGCACCGCTACGCACTGCTGGGCCCACAGGTCCTGCGGGTCTGA